A region of Rhodamnia argentea isolate NSW1041297 chromosome 9, ASM2092103v1, whole genome shotgun sequence DNA encodes the following proteins:
- the LOC125316646 gene encoding putative adenylate cyclase regulatory protein, giving the protein MGKLEEMKELHIGRTAIEEIPPCIGSLKKLEVLNARGCVSLVGLPDSISHLINLSTLDLSDCSKLCRLPDSIGSLVKLQRLSCRVGLQNDSRFDDALHHIPNSIGQLEWLTKLDLSWSGICQLPESIGDLKNLKILDISQSGKLSGLPSTISKLGNLEESYAINCESLGGEIPIDGLSSLKILVLNSTSISGFTNAFDKLSRLEKLDLYNCKMLLSLPQSISKLPSLQHLELCNCYNLQSMPELPACLTVLRVTCQHHTLPQLSHLIHLKELTVLGCHLLESIPELPSGLLEINVHVCDELKELPSLSSLEFLSVLQLEWCSELTEIKGLEGLKSLTKLVVILCSKMSKLDGLEHLESLRALCMSPFHESDLLQVRVLDKLKNLELLSVDDCQSLVRPDLSPLTHLKQLWFGECRNLVEIKGLERLKNLEKLDIEGCRSIETLSDLSRFDNLKDLNIKGCLKLRDVQGLEKVANVEK; this is encoded by the coding sequence ATGGGCAAGTTGGAAGAAATGAAGGAACTGCACATAGGAAGGACTGCTATAGAGGAAATTCCTCCTTGCATAGGTTCTTTGAAGAAGCTGGAGGTGCTTAACGCCAGGGGTTGCGTATCATTGGTTGGACTTCCCGACTCAATTAGCCATCTGATAAATTTGTCAACCCTTGATTTGAGTGATTGCTCCAAGTTATGTAGACTTCCAGATAGTATCGGATCTCTAGTGAAATTGCAACGCCTGTCATGTAGAGTGGGACTTCAAAACGATTCCCGATTTGATGATGCCCTCCATCATATCCCCAACTCAATTGGGCAGTTGGAATggttgaccaaattggacttgTCATGGTCAGGTATTTGCCAATTACCTGAATCCATCGgggatttgaaaaacttgaaaattttggatatttCTCAAAGTGGGAAATTAAGTGGTTTACCTAGTACTATTAGCAAGTTGGGCAACCTTGAAGAATCATATGCCATAAATTGCGAGAGTCTAGGAGGCGAAATCCCTATAGATGGGTTGTCCTCACTGAAGATCCTTGTATTAAATTCGACATCCATTTCCGGCTTCACCAATGCATTCGATAAGCTTTCTCGTCTTGAGAAACTTGATTTATACAACTGCAAGATGCTTCTATCGTTGCCACAAAGCATCAGTAAACTGCCTTCTCTGCAACACCTTGAGTTATGCAATTGTTACAATCTTCAGTCGATGCCTGAGCTTCCTGCCTGTTTAACAGTTCTGAGAGTCACCTGCCAGCATCACACATTGCCTCAACTTTCTCATCTAATCCACCTAAAAGAGCTCACTGTTCTGGGTTGCCATTTGCTAGAATCCATTCCAGAGCTTCCCTCAGGATTATTGGAGATTAATGTCCACGTTTGtgatgagttgaaagagttaCCGAGTTTGTCAAGTTTGGAATTCTTGTCAGTATTACAACTCGAGTGGTGCAGTGAGCTGACAGAAATCAAGGGTCTGGAAGGATTAAAATCCTTGACAAAACTAGTTGTAATTTTATGCTCGAAGATGTCCAAACTTGACGGCCTTGAACATCTAGAGTCTTTAAGAGCCTTGTGTATGAGCCCATTCCACGAGTCAGATCTACTTCAAGTTCGAGTCCTtgacaaattgaaaaacttggaactCCTGTCGGTAGATGACTGTCAATCCCTTGTAAGACCGGACCTTTCGCCATTAACACATCTAAAGCAATTATGGTTTGGCGAATGTCGCAATCTAGTCGAAATTAAAGGCCTTGAgagattgaaaaacttggaaaaGTTGGATATCGAGGGGTGCAGATCTATTGAAACATTATCAGACCTCTCGCGCTTTGATAACCTGAAAGATTTGAACATTAAAGGGTGTTTGAAGCTTCGTGATGTTCAGGGATTGGAGAAAGTTGCAAATGTGGAAAAATGA